The following is a genomic window from Miscanthus floridulus cultivar M001 chromosome 14, ASM1932011v1, whole genome shotgun sequence.
taaggaagcgacgacccgatcctagctcacttgacaccatgcctagatcacgacacggcacgtcaccaagggggtgccgacccgacccttgcccatttaacaccatacccaggttccgatatggcgcgtcgctaggAGGGTTACaccccaacggttttctttcgggtttcatctccattagaatggctagatttaacgttggctcgccacgcctatcacaaccctcctcctttactagggcttgggacctgctatgttaagacaacataggcggagttaaaATCCATACTGCAAAGCCTTCAAATTTTCGAACATTGTTCTCTCCTTTCCCCATGACTAACTAGTTCTTTTTTATCTTGTTTCGTATCTTGTCAATGCGTGCACCCACATCATATTCTATTATTTTGCACTTTATTTTTATaatatcagaaaaatatgctttGGTTCTCATTTACTTCTATGCTGCAGGCTGTTAGCTACCATCTCATTGGCTCTCTGCAAGGTTAGTTTGATGTGGCAAAAAATATTACACAATGCTGCTTGTAGAGTTTTGAAGGAcgggcctagtgcaagcggtagagtcttaccgcttgtgaccggaaggtctcgggtttgagtcgcggtctcctcacattgcacaggcgaggataaggtttgccactgacacccttccccaaaccccgcacagagcgggagctctctgtacTGGGTACGCTGCTTGTAGAGTTTTGTTTCCCTGTTTTTTAAAATTGTATAACTTGCATTCATAGTAATATTTGCTGGTTGCTGAACTATAATAGGTCTGTCTTTATTTCCTTATATAGGCTTTTGATCTTCTCGACATgctgaagaaggaagaagaaatgCTTCTATCTGTAAAGGAAAGACAGGCAAAGGGTAACGCTAAAGGAAAGACAGGCATGTACCGAAGTACCCTGTGATTCACTTTTCTGTTGCCCTTTTATGTTGCTTGGATCGTAGGCTGCCAACAATGAGCATAGAAGAAGCTGGTTTGCGGGAGATGAAAATGATGGAGAAATGGCAAGAAAGGACCGCCAAGATGATCGAAGAAGCCAACTCTGCCTGGCACGAGGATGGCGCTAGTTGTTCAGCGCAAGAGGACGAGGATGCCGACGAGGAGAAAGCAAGGGCATGGGACGACTGGAAGGACGACAATCCTCGTGGTGCCGGCAATAAGAAGCTCACTCCCTGTGGCTGAACTCCGAAGGGAATCGTGTCCTGTGCTCTGAACTGAGAGAGCTTACCACTTGCAGCTAGGCATCAGGTCTGTTATCAGTGTGGCTGGGCCTTGGAGCGTTCGGTTGCGCATGCGGCATGTCACCTCTGGGCTTGGAGTTGTCGCGGTTATTATGGGCTGTGGCAGTTCAATTCTTCGGATAGGCTACAATTCTTTTCTTGGGCTTTGCTACGTTTTGTTCggccttttcttctttttcttcttggtctatttatttattatattgtATACACATTCCTCTAAAAAAAACTATACTGTACAATGCACCAGCATTCACTTTTcacatatcttttttttttctttctgaagAGCACGCTGTCTGTACCTCGCACTTTCGTCAGCTGAGACTGTACCAAACGCATGGTACTTTCGTCAACGACATCGTCACGTCAGGGAGCAGCCATGGGTGCTAGCCTAGCTATAGTATACCGTACACGACACAAAATTTTGACTAGTCCAAGCTTATTAATTTTTTTGCTGACATGGATCATGACGCCACAATCTGGATGGAATGCCAAAGCTTACTTGATGTTGCCGTCACACATCGTCTTGGCCTATATAcatcctttttttttgtttcattttttCGTGTTGTCCCAAATTTCGGTACAGGCAGGATCGCAGTAGGTGCCACGATGCCATGCcagcgcgcccaggccgcaactcGGAGCCTCCGAGGTGGCCGATAGAACTAGTGACGGCAACATCATCTTCGCAAATTACTAGAGGAAAGGGACAGAGGTGTCGTTGCAGTTAAGCATGTCCTGCAACACCGCCACCTCGATAGCATCGTACGTGCTCGTGCTCAGCCTATAGAGCTCATGGGAAAAGTTGCATGCGGGCTACCAAAACAAGGCGCGTGCCTGGGTGCGTGGACGGGGAACAAAGGAAGCATACGTGTATAATTTTATGTGTTTACTAGGAATATCTTAAAAAAAGTAGAATTTTATACGTAACTCTGCTTCTTCATTAGAAATGtctcaaaaaaaataaaattttataTGTAATTTTGAGTCTTCACTAGTAACGTCTCGAAAAAGTCGAATTTTGTGGAACCAGCCGCATCATGCCGATAGAGCTTATGGGAAAGTTGTGTGTGGCGGCTGCGACGAGGCATGTGGTCCTAAGCGCGTGGGCAGGGAATAAAAGAAAGGATACATGTGTAATTTCGTGTCTTCACTAAGAACTCCTCGGAAACATATATTTTTATGCGTAACTTTTTTTTGTTGCGTCTTCACTAGGAACATTTCAAAAAAGTAAGATTTTATTATGCATAATTTTGTGTCTTTACTAATAGCGTCTCCAAAAAGTAGAATTTTGCGGAACCCGGTGCATCATGCTGATAGAGTTCATGGGAAAGTTGTGTGCGGCGGCCGGAACTAGGCATAGGCCTATAGGCGCGTGGGTAGAGAATAAAAGAAAGATACATGCATAATTTCGTGTCTTCACTAGGAACGACTCAAAAAAGTAGAATTTTATGCGTAATTCTGCTTCATTAGGAATGCgttaaaaaaaaagtaaaatttATTCGTATTTTTTAGTCTTCACCGGTAACGTCTCGGAAAAGTCGAATTTTGCAGAACCGGCCACATCATGCCGATAGAGCTCATGGGGAAAGTTGCGTGTGGCAGCTGGAACGAGGCACGTACAGGCCTCAGCGTGTGGGCAGGGAATAAAGGAAGGATACATGTGTAATTTCGTGTCTTCACTAGGAGCATCTTAGAAAAGTATATTTTTATGCTTAACTTGCGTCTTCACTAGGAATGTCTCAAAAAAGTATATTTTTATGGGCTTCACTAGGAATGTCTCAAAAAAGTAAAATTTTATGCGTAATTTTGTGTCTTCACTAGTAACATCTTGGAAAAAAGTAGAATTTTGTGGAACCGGCCACATCATGCCGATAGAGCTCACGGGAAAGTTGCCTAAGGTGGCCGGAACAAGGCACAGGACTAGGCACGTGGGTAGAGAATAAAAGGAGGATGCATGCGTAATTTGGTGTCTTCACTAGGAACGTCTCAGAGAAGTAGATTTATATGTGTAATTTTGCGTCTTTCATTAGGAACGTCTCGAGAAAAGTAAAATTCTATGCGTAATTTGTATCTTCACTAGCTAGGAACGTCTTGAAAAGGTAGAATTTTACGGAACCGGTCGCATCATGTCGATAGAGTTCATGGGAAAAGTTGTGTGCGGTGGCCGGAATAAGGCACAAGCCTAGATGCGTGGGTAGAGAACAAAAGAAGGATACATGCATAATTTCGTGTGTTCACTAAGAATGTCTCGGAAAAATAGATTTATATGCGTAATTTTGCGTCTTTCACTAGGAACGTCTTGAAAAAAGTAAAATTCTATGCGTAATTTTGTGTCTTCACTAGGAACATCTCGAAAAAGTAGAATTTTATGGAACCAACCGCATCATATTGGTAGAGCTCATGGGGAAGTTGCGTGCGGCGGCCGGAATGAGGCGCAAGCCTAGGCATGTGGGAGCCTGGGAGGGGAATAGAAGAAGGATACATGCATAATTTTGTGTCTTCATTAGGAACGTTTTAGAAAAGTAGATTTATATGCGTAATTTCACGTCTTTCGCTAGGAATGTCTTGGAAAAAAGTAAAATTCTATGCGTAATTTTGTGTCTTCACTAGGAACGTCTCGGAAAAGTAGAATTTTACGGAACCGGCTGCTTCATGTTGATAGAGGTCGTCATGGGAAAGTTGCGTGCCGCATCCGGAATGAGGCGTAGGCCAAGGCACGTGGGAGGGGAATAAAAGAAGGATACATGCTTAATTTCACGTCTTCACTAGAAACGTCTCGAAAATTCTGCGGACGGCAGAGATTTTGGGAACAGTTACAATTTTAAGCCAAGGACCGCTTGTTCACTCTACTCCTTCCTTATCAACGAGAGACAACAGCCAACAATTGACCATAAATTGTTACCATACCAAGGTCAATATCAACCCCGTCGTGTGCCCACACCTCTCTATATTATTACCAACACGACACCACTTCCTCCTACTAAAAAATTATTTACTCCACTTTGTGTAAATATATATACCAGCATTGGTAATAATCAAATAATGTTTCGTGTTTGGCAACTTATTTGCATTTGGTTTCATGTTGTTTTCGGCGTCCCCTCGGCGTGAGCTGACATCACCTAGAGCATCGCACTCCACGCAGCAAGTGTGGTAATGTGCGAAGCGGTTGGCCGTTACTTTCCCGCGCCCGGCGCGAAGCTTCCTGGAAGCTCGCTTCCCCCGTGCCGTCCTCCCCACCCCTATAAACTCCGGCCTCCCGGACCCTCTGGTCTTCTCCATCCTGCTCGTGGTCGGTCGGTCTCGATCGATCGCCTCCGATCCCCACCTTTCCTTCCTCGACGTGTCCTCCTCGATCGCCACCTGCAAGCAAGGTACGTACCAACCATAGCCATGAAGCTTAGCGTGCCGTTCTgcggcggctcctcctcctccgccgcctctcCCAAGGCGAGCAACAAGAGCAAGAGCACGAGACGGTCAAAGGACGGCAAGAAGAGCGGCGGTGGCAGCTCGTTCAGCTCCACCGCGTCCTCCCACGACTGCGCGTCCACCGTCACCACGCCGCGCACCGTGCTCCTGCCATCCTCGCCACCGCGGGCTGGGGCTGGGACTAGCAGGAAGCCGCCGACGCCGGCGGTGACGCGGGAGGAGCTGGAGGTGGCGCTGCGCCGGGTGGTCTCGAGCGAGGAGGAGCTGGCGGAGATGCTCGTGGAGGCGGACGCCGGGCTCGTCGTCCCGGAGGAACTCGCCAACAACGCGGCGGACGACGAGGGCGACCTCAGGGAGGCGTTCGCGGTGTTCGACGCCGACGGGGACGGCAGGATCTCGGCCGAGGAGCTCCGCGCCGTGCTCGCCTCGCTGGGAGATGACTGCTGCTCCGTCGAGGATTGCCGCCGCATGatcggcggcgtcgacggcgacggcgacggcttcGTGTGCTTCGACGAGTTCTCGCGCATGATGATGCATGGGATGTGATGCACTGTGCCGCTGTGCGTGCATGTCGGCTCTTCTGTGCCGTCGATATGATCGACCGAGATATCAATGCTTCTATATGTCTTCTCTCTAATGGTCTTGCGGTGGAACCCAACAATTAAGAGTGTCTAATATATGAGCTTCGACACTGAAAACTATGGGGGTTGCTAAAATTGAGATGTCTGATTTTGAAGCTTTTTTCAAGCAATGAATGTGAGCCGTCCGATAAAGATCTCACAGCTctgctctttttttttcttcctcatGCCATTTTTCTATCTTTCTTTCTTCCACATCACGCTGTCGGGCGAGCGCGTGACTCCGCTGCCGCCGTGGCACGACAGGGTCTCGCCGGAGCTCCATGGCCGCAGTCGTCGAGAGCTTCGGCGAGACCCTGCCGCTCCTGCGGCGGCCTCTGTCTTCTCCTCCCcctcccgccgccgccatggccatcgtaGCCCCTGCCTTGACCTGGCCTAGCTGCCTTCTCCGCTGCGAGAACCTTAACTGCCGCCCTCCCGCCATCCCCACCGCCTGGTCGGTCTGCCTTCCTCGAGCCCCTTCTAAGCCCAACAGAGTTGGGGAATAAGAGAGGGAgagtcagagagagagaggacgCTGAACCTGCCGCtgccttcttcttctttgtcGGCATGGGCGTGGACGTGGGAGAGTGGGGCGCGGCCACATGGGACCGGGTCGCCTGAAATTGAGATCGATTTCTAGCACCTGCAGTATAGGAATTGTGGAAAATTATAAACATTACTAACTTTTGATTATTTATAGTTCAGGGAATAATAAGTTTTGTATGTAGAATTATATTCAATTATACTTACAAGGGCCCATTTGTtctgctgaaatttggcttatattgATGCTTATggtgatttattgtgagagggaaaatattattcgttcgctgaaaagtaacGCACGACGAGGATCTCATAAATTTTAATGGATtttaaaattatattttaaagAAGTTACTGGTAAAATAAATGTGAACAAAGGCCCTGCAAAGTCTAATGCAACACGTATTGAATAGACTTAAATACACCAAAGATCTATTATGTCACGGTGTGCCGTTTAGATATGCAAACTCGCTTTTAATTTCTTCTAGTTCAGTAATCACCTTGCTGCCTAGGTGGCATGGCTAAAGtggatgtggcagaaccgtccgaggTAACACACcgtcggaggcgctcgtcttctaccagacactaagcaccccgaaagcaagctacatcgggcggattccgtcgagcacaccccaagggagaactagaatgatccacgtttttcctccaggatccaataatgagaacgagtttacaatacttagttcatttcatacaaccagagttcttagaaatatctAGTACCAAGTTCAGGGTGCGGAATTTAAAtagcggaattacaataaacatctaacggtagaatacaaggatccgtctgtgtccaccagaagaatcctccacacaacagctactcttcaaaCTGCACccgcaataggggtaaataaactctgagtacacgaagtactcgcaagacttacctgactagtgggaataatttcccgactccaaatgatatgataagctttatgggttgTTGGGTTTACTTTTCacaaaaaagcattactagtagtgggtccttatgtatgtttcttattaccAGTCATGAAtagtttattatctagccattctatgtaagcacatgttctactttcaaacaagagttcagcaaacagatccatttcaccatctttcatctttcagttcttactacggtgctagactgtagacaagccgtaccgaattacccgacgattcatgaatcaatgtgcccacctgggtaccctgaaatacacgccccgcttgtaccctaggcacaagcaggaccaatccaccactctcctgtcaaggggtctagatcctcgtccaaacttggactccaagctccaacacctgagtcccggactcagtgcggtgcttagaccttcaccatcccggcctccaatcagtcggtccggaaagagccggaacccatgacaagagagcaatgagccttctctgctcccataaacaagtatgtgctcaggataataagtctgtgacttgcctagaacccaatgcaacagtcggtccttaaccgacacgaacagagaaaatagtgtaaccaagctatgctcgttggccgcgggacacaaccccttacacccaccaatactcgtaccatatccctgcccgatctccatttttcctttcaccattttatcatgagagtgataataataatcacctattgtgagtagcggcatgttactcatgctaccgaaaatcTAAGCATAACAGCTACTCGACCAAAGATAGTAGGACTCATatatagatatatctatgcatgtagtttcaatataactcctataacgtaaatgcacatcatatatatatttctagtgattattcaaaataagggttatgcaccggggcttgccttggggcAGACGCGGTGTCAGCTTAGTTAGTCAGTGGTGGttccgggacctcctcctacacgaggatctcctcctcatactcttcaatcacctcctcgtactcctgctcacccGCGGTCACGGACTCCACCAACTCGTCCTCTACATGTatgcaatgattatgcaacactcaatattaaggcaacaacaattcttaaagtaagaatacatctactaagccactaagctagctctaatgactaagataccgagCTAATCATCATTCCTATCAAACTAGCGGGGTTTCgcctacaagtgctacttagcaactaaaatatattcctactcttattaatgatttcctatatactacaacaaggagtacttagctactaTATTTCTCaacatattctaaggctacaGAAAATACAGTGAgttcataataatacaatgaacctactgtaaaaactttatggtcaaagctattaccattttgccacaaaaattcctacaaatattaatctaaataatgctaagctttcctaaatgaattaatgaacctAACATTCTCACAGATaaatgtaaactaactacaccaacagatagattacatttttatgaacctaacaaattttgtttcactatttttggacacctacagaatttactatagtttttccaaagatcagctcaaaactaaattagaaaaacatttgctaatttgttggaaaaaggaaaaccaattCTTGCACGGCCCATCCACGTAGCCCACACGCGCGTAGCACGCGCGCACGCATGGCCCGTAGGCGCGGCCCACACGTGCAAACGACCCACGATGGGGGAGCCCGCGCGCGCCGACCAACTGCCAAAACGCCCTCACGTTCTCCGATAATACTACTAACACTGTGTGCGCTATTTCAACAGACTAAGACTTTGCAATAAAACTCTCGCAAACTCCCTCCTTTACAACAACATGGTCCTCAGCCACCCCCGCGCGCGCCGTCGCGGCGACGATGGCATTGGACGGCCATGTTGGCCAGTCGGGACCCGCGCTGTCTCCACTAACGGGGTGACTCCCATCTACaaccctagcgcctacactagcctaggttacAGGAGCAGCAGAGCTCGCGGGAGTGGTGACCACCGCGCGCGGCCATACGCGACAATGGCGCGACCATGCTGGCCACCCTAAGCCACCACGAGGTGAACTAGCTATCGCTATAGCATCACTATCTTACCCTAGTTACGGCTACGGTGATGGTTAGGTCGGAGGTGGCCCTAGCGGTGTTGACCGCGTGTGACCAAGCGATGCGGCGGTGCCCCGAGCATGGCACCTCCATGTCAGCACGTCAGCGGTAGTGCCTCCGGTGAACCTGGCGCGAGCATGGAAATGACGGGGTCAAGGAAGGCTTGAAGGAGCAACTAATTGAATCTCTACCAAAGGATACCGGTTTACCCCCAGCGAAGTCAGGCGCGGCGGCGGAGACGACCTGCGGTGAGTAAAACGCCAAATTGGCGGTCGACAGTGCTCGACTAAGGCTTGGTAAGGGTGACACAGCTGGATAGATTTATGGAGTCGCTATAGGTGCTATGAATCGGACCCTAGTGAACCGAGGCGCACGAACTGCGAAGCCGTGCGCGTGAGGGGACGTCGGTCCATCATCCCTGATGGCAATAATGGCATGCgaggggtgggtgggtgggtgggtgtaacatcctaatgggccaaagtgggcccaattCAATCCAGTCATGGGCTGGCGGTACTGCAGCAGAATGGACTGGCTACTGTAGCATCCGAATTCCGGGATACTGTAGACCAAAGTCCAGCTTCGGGCCACTGTTCACCCGTGTTACTGTAGCGCCGCGAAAAACACTGCACAACCGAgtttagtaccatactggaaaCTCTGAATTCAccggatcgacttaaataccagggccagggacgcgtagtaacctttggttaaccgttttgaacgaagcgaggacgaaagttcaagcgggttgctacgcgggtgggaccactcctaggaagagtgggcttgggccatgtatgtcgggactggacgtTACAGTGGGAGGAAGTATGGCTCGTTGCGTCACGTAGCCATTTAATCGAGAGAGACATGGCGAGATGGTGGACGGCTACATGTGCGGGTAGAGCAAGGCAGCAGTGGCAGCGACACGATGCAGAGAGGCGATGTGCTGCCTCGGCAGGACATGGCTGAAGGTGGAGCAGGTGCATGTGGGGGGGGTCGTGACCCTATGCGTGTAGTACCAAGGTGGCCAGCGACATAGCACAGTGATGTGATGATCGTGGCAGCGCGCAGCGCGTGATGCGACTACGGCGGCAGCAACACGGTAGTGAGGTGGGGCAGCTGCGCGCTAGGGCTGTCGACCATAGCGTCTAGCCGAGTGTGGCCAGATGCGCAAGCGCACGGTCGGCACACTGTATTGGCTCAGGGGCGCGGTGACCACACCTACGCGAGGAAACCGACCAAGgacgtgccatgcacgctttttaaagcgtccaaatcaactaatcggttggccaaacacccaaaccatcttcaccatacatTAGAGGGTACATAAGGCTACTAAAACAATCTGTAACACTACCCTACTTCTTAACTAGATTTccgtacaaaaattaccaaacatcGCAAGGTCTAGCTCAGCAAAAGTTCATGAAATCTTCTAAATGTTGAATgactttctatttctagttgcatTTTCAAACCCTTAGAAATATAAGCTAGCAACATTATTTATcaacaccaagtatttcattttcatctacaaagtttgtactttcaactttatttaagtgttgcatatatgttctatattatttttgttcgataaaaattggttttaaactcTACGTGATATAACATAACTGTCAAATCAACTTTCGTTTCCCATTTTTGCCaatcgttttgagttacgggaATCGATTTACACACTTTATTACAAGCATTAACACATAACATGATGCTCataacatgttttagtaaatgatttacagtgtaacaccgaaggtgttacaaatctaccccctaaaacaaaatctcatcccgagatttcctgtgcctagtgtgggaaaagagataagaaatactccctccatctcaaattgtaagtcattccaagaatcttggagagtcaaagtatctcaagtttgaccgaATTTGTatgataaaataataacatttaggatgccaactaagtatcattagattctttattaactatattttcatagtatatctatttgatgtcacGAATCTTTGTAATTTCTCTATAACtctggtcaaacttgagattgctttgactctccaaaattcttggaatgacttacaatttgggatggagggagtacatttcaatgtaaacaactacctcggtgaactagaaagaaggtggggataatgcttcaagatataactttcttgctcccacgtcgCCTCGTCCtccgagtggttttgccactgaactttatagaACCTCACCACActatttctagtcactctttctttctcatctaagatcttgacaggatgctcaatataagacaagtcgagctggaggggaagcccttcaatttccatagcttcatcgaGGACCCGCAAATATTTCTTTAACTGggaacatggaagacattatgcactgctgacaaaatatccaggagttggagatgataagcaacAGGACCACATCGCTCCAAAACCTTATAAGGCCCAACATAACGAGGAACTAACTTCCCACGGACACCAaatcgatgcacacctctcatgggAGACACTTTGAAATACACATGGTCatcaacttcaaattgcaagggtcttcttcgcttgtctacATAAGTTTTCTGACGACTTTGAGCTGCtttcaaatggctctgaataatactgacttgctctcgagcttctttgaaaAAATCAAGCCCAAAATATCCACGATCACCCACCtcaacccagttaagaggtgttctacatttcttaccatatagggcctcaaaaggtgccatatgaatgctttcttgatagctattgttataagaaaacttagctagagtcaagcattcgtctcactttttaggaaaagaaatggcacaagccctcaacatatcctcaagtacctgattgactctttctaTCTGAccgtcagtttgtggatgataagctaagcTTCTGAgcagactagtaccaagacatttctggagttgctcccagaaatgagagacaaataCTAACCCTCTATCGGAGACGATAGTAAGAcgaactccatgcagggtcacaatctggtcaaaatacaacttggcatacttcttggctgaatatctaGCATCTATCGAgagaaaatgagcagacttagtgagacggtctacaatgacccaaatagagtcatagcccttggacgtgcggagcaaacccacaacaaagtccatggaaatatcttcccatttccaaatagggataggcaagggctgcaaaaatcctggggtatgcatatggtctgccttaactctcccacaagtgtcgcactccatgacgtacttggtgatgtcctgcttcattttggaccaccaatacaagtggcgcaaatcatggtacatcttgttgcttcctgagtggatggacaacttggaatgatgagcttcat
Proteins encoded in this region:
- the LOC136505818 gene encoding probable calcium-binding protein CML36, coding for MKLSVPFCGGSSSSAASPKASNKSKSTRRSKDGKKSGGGSSFSSTASSHDCASTVTTPRTVLLPSSPPRAGAGTSRKPPTPAVTREELEVALRRVVSSEEELAEMLVEADAGLVVPEELANNAADDEGDLREAFAVFDADGDGRISAEELRAVLASLGDDCCSVEDCRRMIGGVDGDGDGFVCFDEFSRMMMHGM